In Bufo gargarizans isolate SCDJY-AF-19 chromosome 6, ASM1485885v1, whole genome shotgun sequence, a single genomic region encodes these proteins:
- the LOC122942314 gene encoding zinc finger protein 260-like encodes MEHTSRHEDRFVRGRRLIDWRTARKPRGGFHVTTPLDLTTSKTSVVKRNRGHSVKKESANSNNTNSQLANTQHNTDYIKEESHQEGNPDINSSTIQTQNVSSHRDKDSLASKEENRTSSDINTSTDDTKTQYTSAKINKDCLSEEENTREDYTQPCPSSHIKAESNSHKEGSLTDTDPYSPTHGTNEEGENLSGDTCTPTNHGLRYPSTDFKSESDSSEEGHASDREVHTTTDYIPVIVKEESVSCDEDNLTDGDFYLPEEHIDPQFPYTYGGDYSCSVCGKTFNTTLELARHQPIHLRGKTYSCSVCEKCFSSKSDMIRHGRIHTGEKPFLCFECGKSFSKKSDVIRHEKIHTGEKPFACPECGKRFSRDSHLIRHQRIHTAERSFTCSECGKIFTRESQLIRHLRIHTGEKPFSCSQCGKSFRKKSDVVRHEKIHTGEKPFVCSECSKRFSRHSHLVIHRRVHTGEKTFSCSECGKCFTQYSTLLSHRRIHTGEKPFSCTECGKCFAQKRDLNKHMTFHTGVKPYPCSECGKSFVLKYELRKHVRIHTEEKHFVCSECGKCFITKSDLVRHQRIHTGEKPFACSECGKCFSRHTYLGIHQRVHTGEKPFVCTECGKCFSQRTALAAHGRTHTGGRPFACSECGKCFSKKSDLLRHQRIHTGEKPFTCPECGKSFSRHTYLIIHKRIHTGEKPFLCTKCGKHFTYKSHLVRHQRIHVAEEAFPYSECQ; translated from the coding sequence ATTGGCGCACAGCCAGAAAGCCACGTGGAGGATTTCACGTCACCACTCCCTTGGACCTTACAACCTCAAAAACAAGTGTTGTGAAACGTAATCGGGGACATTCTGTGAAAAAGGAAAGTGCCAACAGCAATAACACAAACTCACAACTTGCAAATACACAGCACAATACTGATTATATCAAAGAAGAGTCCCACCAAGAAGGTAACCCTGATATTAATTCCTCCACCATACAGACCCAGAATGTGTCTTCTCATAGGGACAAGGATTCGTTGGCTAGCAAAGAGGAAAACCGAACAAGTTCTGACATCAATACATCCACTGATGACACAAAAACACAGTATACATCagctaaaataaataaagactGTTTGTCAGAAGAAGAAAACACCCGTGAAGATTATACACAACCATGTCCATCTTCTCATATTAAGGCGGAATCCAATTCACATAAGGAAGGAAGCCTCACAGATACTGACCCTTACTCACCCACACATGGTACCAATGAAGAGGGTGAAAATTTAAGTGGAGACACATGTACACCCACAAATCATGGGCTGCGTTATCCATCAACTGACTTTAAATCAGAATCCGATTCTAGCGAAGAAGGGCATGCCTCTGATAGGGAGGTGCACACCACCACAGATTATATCCCTGTGATTGTGAAAGAGGAATCGGTCTCGTGTGATGAAGACAACCTCACAGATGGTGACTTTTATTTACCAGAAGAACATATAGACCCACAGTTTCCCTACACATATGGTGGAGATTATTCTTGTTCTGTATGTGGAAAGACTTTTAATACAACACTGGAACTGGCAAGACACCAACCAATTCACCTGCGGGGGAAGACCTACTCCTGCTCTgtgtgtgagaaatgttttagcaGTAAATCAGACATGATAAGGCATGGGCGGATTCACACAGGCGAGAAACCTTTTCTTTGTTTCGAATGCGGGAAAAGTTTTAGCAAAAAATCAGACGTTATCAGACACGAGAAGATCCATACTGGTGAAAAGCCTTTTGcgtgtcctgaatgtggaaagcgTTTTAGCCGGGATTCGCATCTGATCAGACATCAAAGAATCCACACAGCAGAGCGTTCATTTACATGCTCCGAGTGCGGGAAAATTTTCACCAGAGAGTCCCAGCTCATCCGACACTTGAGAATTCATACAGGGGAAAAACCTTTCTCTTGTTCACAGTGCGGTAAAAGTTTCCGTAAGAAATCTGATGTTGTCCGGCATGAGaagattcacacaggagagaagccatttgttTGTTCGGAGTGCAGTAAGCGTTTCAGCCGGCATTCTCATCTCGTCATCCACCGGCGGGTACACACTGGAGAGAAAACATTCTCATGTTCGGAATGTGGCAAGTGCTTCACTCAGTACTCCACCCTCCTCTCACACCGCAGAATACACACCGGTGAAAAGCCTTTTTCTTGCACTGAGTGCGGAAAATGCTTTGCCCAAAAAAGAGATCTGAATAAGCATATGACTTTTCACACCGGGGTGAAACCTTATCCATGTTCAGAGTGTGGCAAGAGCTTTGTGCTGAAATATGAACTGAGGAAGCATGTGAGAATCCACACGGAAGAGAAGCACTTTGTCTGCTCTGAGTGTGGCAAATGCTTCATAACAAAATCGGACTTGGTGcgccatcagagaattcacacaggagagaagccatttgcatgttctgaatgtggaaagtgtttcagTAGGCACACTTACCTGGGCATTCATCAGCGGGTTCACACCGGGGAGAAGCCATTTGTATGTACAGAGTGTGGCAAGTGTTTTAGTCAACGGACAGCCCTTGCAGCACATGGAAGGACTCACACGGGAGGTCGGCCATTCGCATGCTCAGAGTGTGGCAAGTGTTTTAGCAAAAAATCAGACCTTCTCCGACATCAAAGAATCCAcactggggagaagccatttACATGCCCTGAGTGTGGAAAATCCTTCAGCCGTCACACCTATCTCATTATACACAAGAGGATACACACTGGGGAGAAGCCCTTTCTGTGCACCAAATGTGGCAAGCACTTCACTTATAAGTCACACCTGGTTCGGCATCAGAGAATCCATGTGGCAGAAGAGGCCTTTCCTTACTCTGAGTGTCAGTAG